The window ACGCACGAACGACTCGTCCAGGTCCTCTTCCCGGACGCCGAGCCGGTGCATCCGTTCGACCAATTGTTTATGCTTGGGGGCTGAAACGGGAAAGATCGGCATGACCTTCTAACGCCGACGCCTTCGATCGGGGCGGGCGGATCATAACCCGTCGGGGGTTATTTCTTTCTGGCCGTCCCGGCCTTCGCGTCCTTGTCTAAACCCTTTGTCGAAGCCATGAGGCGTTTGACGTTGTTGACGGAGAAGCTCTTGCTGCCCTTGCGTTGGATGATCTCATGAATAATTCCGGTCTCGGGGGCCGGTTTCGTGAAGATCTGGGTCAACTCCTCGCTGTCCAAAACATCCTTCGTGGTGAATTGTACCCCTTTTTTCTTCATATCGGCCACTTCTTTTTTAATATCCTCCACGGCATAGGCGATATGATGCAGCGCGTTGCCGTGCTGCTTCACCCACTCCCGGACCACGCCGCCCTCCCCCACGCCCTCGCTGATGAAGACCGAAATTCCCTGGCCGTCTTTCGCCTTGAGCGCCGCGCAGCGGGCCTGGGTGTTGTCGTCGAAGTCGATGAAGAAACGGTCCGTCACTTCGAAATCCATGACCTCGGTGTAAAACGTCAAGGCCTTCTCCAGATCCGCGACGCGGAACGCGATGTGATCGATATGTTTGCCCGCCATCGTCTTACTCCTTCGTTGTGCGGTCTTTCTTACGATACGCCATCTTCTCTTTCACCGTCATTCCCCGCCGGTGCAATTCCTTCACAAACGGCCCGGCCGGAACGGCCGTCTCCAGCGGCACGACCCCTTTCTCCCGGATCTCTCCGCGGGCCAGCATCGCGGCGACAATCCCCGTTGAAAAGCCGGTTGTTCGTTCCATGGCCGAGAACCCGGTGGCGGGATCATGGAATTCGAGCATCTCCAGAACAACCTCGGCCGGCTTTCGGTTTTTCTTCCCCCGGCAGACCACGCGAAGGACGACCAGATCCCGATCCTCCGGAAACGCGATTCGATCCTTGACCACTTCGATGAACAGATCCCTGGGAACGATCGGCGTTCCCTTGACCACCACGGACCTTCGATCCAGCAGCCCCAGATCGCGGAGCAGCTTGATCTTCTCATAATGACCCGGGTACCGGACCGTCTTGTAGCCGTAGGATTTCAGCCGCCCCTCGAAGGTCCACGGACAGGTCGACGTGGCCCCGGCCGTTACGAACGCTTCGCAAGGCCCCAACGGCTTCGGCAACCGGATCTCCTCCAATCCGGTGAAGCTTTCGATTTCGGTCACCTTTCCGTTTAGGAGGACATAGGCCCTCCCGAAATAGTTGTTGAGCATTCCCTCCAAATTGAAAACAAGCCGGTAACCGAGGGGCGGTTTCGGGATTTGTGGAAGCCCGCCGCATCGAATCTCGACCGAACCGGTTTCATCCAGCCGTTCCATCCCGTAGACCGCGAGGATATTGTTCATCCCGGGCGCCAGGCCGCAGTCCGGGACGATCGAAACGCCCGCCGCTTTCCCTTCGCCCGACAGCCGGCGCATCTCCTGGACCGCCGCGATGTCGCCTCCGAGATCGCACATGGATACGGCCGCGTCG of the Nitrospiria bacterium genome contains:
- a CDS encoding VOC family protein; protein product: MAGKHIDHIAFRVADLEKALTFYTEVMDFEVTDRFFIDFDDNTQARCAALKAKDGQGISVFISEGVGEGGVVREWVKQHGNALHHIAYAVEDIKKEVADMKKKGVQFTTKDVLDSEELTQIFTKPAPETGIIHEIIQRKGSKSFSVNNVKRLMASTKGLDKDAKAGTARKK
- a CDS encoding saccharopine dehydrogenase C-terminal domain-containing protein, giving the protein MGYRYVILGAGRQGTACAYDLALFGDAERIVLADANEALAVKSVERLRRLLPSSNTARLEAGAVRVQNHDELVHVLRRAAVVVSAVPYYYNPPIARAAIDAAVSMCDLGGDIAAVQEMRRLSGEGKAAGVSIVPDCGLAPGMNNILAVYGMERLDETGSVEIRCGGLPQIPKPPLGYRLVFNLEGMLNNYFGRAYVLLNGKVTEIESFTGLEEIRLPKPLGPCEAFVTAGATSTCPWTFEGRLKSYGYKTVRYPGHYEKIKLLRDLGLLDRRSVVVKGTPIVPRDLFIEVVKDRIAFPEDRDLVVLRVVCRGKKNRKPAEVVLEMLEFHDPATGFSAMERTTGFSTGIVAAMLARGEIREKGVVPLETAVPAGPFVKELHRRGMTVKEKMAYRKKDRTTKE